TCGCGTTGTCGTCACCGTCGTTCACCATCACGCCCTGATAGCCGTTGTTCACGACCGCCGTTCTCGTGACCGTCGCGTTCGCTACGTCGAACAGTTCGATCCCCCGGCCGGGGAAGCCGGTGACCCGTGTCTCGACCACCGTCGCGTTCGAGCCGTCGTTGATCTGCAACCCGTTCCCGGACCGCGTTCCGCCGACGTTGAACCCGTCCCGGAGGACCGAATCGACGACGGTCGCGTTTTCGACCGCGTTGAAGACGACCGGCTGCGACCAGTTGGCGACCCGGACGTTTCGTAGCGTCACGTTCGAGAGTTTGCCGGGGCGCGAGTCGGGGTAGGTCGGGGACCCCTGCACGGCGATGGGGTGTCCGTGGGCACCGCCGTCGACCGACCCGTTCAGCCAGTGCCCGTTCCCGTGGACGATCACGTCGCTCGCGTTGACGAAGAGACACTCCTCGGTCGCGTCGGCCGTGATGTTCCCACCGAGTTCGTACAGCCCCGACTCGTTGAGCTGTCTGCAGTCGGTGACCGTCTCGCCGCCCGAGTTGCCGGCCGACGACGACGCCTCGATTCCAGCGGACGCGCCTGCGGCGACGCCGACCGAGAGGAAGACCGTCATCGCGACGACCCCGAGAACGAGGATCGACCGTCCGGATCCGTGCCGGCTCATCGGCCCGCCGCCCTCCCTTCGTGTCGGAACCGCGATGTACCGACGAGGGGAGCGCGCCCCCCGTTCGAATCGACGTTCACTGGCGTTCGCGGCGTCATGACGTCCCCCATCCGCATTTCATGTTTGCTCTGATAGCTGTAATTAAAACGTAAATAATCTTTGAATAATCACTCTCGCGGTGGAAGAAGAGCGGGGCGCGTCGGCGGCGGTCCACAGGTCCGACCGTCGACACCCGCCACGGACTGCGGAACCCGCCGCAGAAGGACTGCTGTCGCTCACCAGACAGCTGACGGTCACGGCCCGGGCACGGCCGGACACGACGAGGGACTGACCGACGCGGGTCGCGGACGTCGGCAGGCGGTTCTATTGGCAGACCGCCGGGGCGGAAGAACGGATCACCCGAGCCGGACGCGGCCAGTCCCGCTCCGGGGCCTCAGGACTCGCTCTCGGCTTCGGACTCTCCTTGGTGTTCGCGCTCCTCGGGATCGGTCTCGATCTGGACGGTCGTGCTGTCCGAGGGCGGCGTCTCTCCGTGTGTCTGGTCGCCTTCACCGATGTCGACGGGGAGGCGCTCCCGGATGTCGCTGGCGAAGGACTCGACGCGGTGGCGGACGGTCTGGGCCTGTTCCTCGAACTGCTCCACGTTCCGGGAGACCCGGTGGACGCGTTCCTTGGGGATCTGGTGCATCAGGTCGTTGCCCTCGTCGTCGGTCCCGGTCTTGACCATCCAGTGGTCGCGGGCGTAGACCACGTTCTCGTTGTCCACGGTCTCCGTCACCGTCCCCTCATCGGGGTCCTCGTAGGTGATCGTGGCCTGGTCGAGTTCGATCTCGTCCATGGCCTCGGGTACGACGCGAGAACGTATATCCGCTGTGTCAGTGGATCGCACTAACCGCCGCGACAGGTCACCGTGGCCGAATCCGACCCGTTCGCGCCGATCACGAGCCGGGCGTCGAGGACGGCGTTCGACTGTCCGCACCCCAACTGGCCGTAGTCGGTGACGCGCTCGCCGCCGCGCGGCCAGTAGGCGTAGACGACCGTCGCGGGGCCGTCCACGCCGTAGGTCGCACCCGTTCCGCTCCCAGGGGTGAGGCGGTAGGAGCGGCGCTGGACGTCGTCGCCCCGGACGGCGAAGTCGGTCACGTTCGCGAGCGCGGCCGGCGGAATCGCCGAGACGTTCGAGCCGACCACCCGGCGCGTCGAGCCGTTGCGGTAGGTGAGGTCGATCCCGTCGTACTCGCCGGTCACCACGGCTATCCGGACCTCCTGGGCCGACGCGTGCTCGTTGGTGACCGAGACCGAGACGTTCGTCCCGGTCGCGGGGTCCTCGGCGGGGGCGGTACAGCCGGCCGCGAGCAGCGCCAGGGCGAACAGCAGCGCACAGGCGAGCGGGCGTCGAGACACGGCGACACCGGCGCACGCGGGGTATAAAAATCCGCCGGCGTGGTGACTGTCCCGGCGCGGTCGAAGGCAACGCACATGTGCCCGCCGGGCGGACGGGTCGACATGATCGGCGTCGTCGGCGGCGGGGTGGCGGGACTGGCCGCAGCCTACCGGCTGCAGCGGGCCGGCCACGAGGTACGGGTGTTCGAGGCGAGCGACGACGTGGGCGGCCTCGCGGCCGTCTACGAGACCGCGGGCGACCCCATCGAGAAGTTCTACCACCACCTCTCGAAGTCGGAGGAGACCATCGTCGAACTGGCCGACGAGCTGGGACTCGGGGAACGAATCGAGTGGCGCGTCGGAAAGAACGCCTACTACGTCGACGGCGTGGTCCATCCGCTCGACAAACCCTGGGAGATCCTCGCCTACCCGCACCTCTCGCTGTACGACAAGTTCCGGCTGACGATGCTCACGATGGAGGTGGACGTCCGCGGCGGACTCCCCTCGTTCGACACCTACGACGACCTCGAAGCGTTCGAGGACGTGCCCGTCACGGATTTCTTGTACGAGCACACGACCAGGAGCGTCTACGAGAACTTCTGGGAGCCCCTGCTGGACGCGAAGTTCGGCTCTCGGAAAGCCGACGTCAGCGCCGCCTGGCTGCTTGGCCGGGTCAAGTTCCGCGGCGAGCGCGACCTCCTCCGTGGCGAGATCCTGGGCTATCCCGAGGGTGGGTTCGCGCCGTTCCTCGACGCCCTGGTCGAGGCCGTCGGCCGGGAGAACGTGACCACAGGCGCACGCGTGACCGACCTCGCGACCGCGGACGGGGCCGTCGAGTCGCTGACCGTCGAGACCGCCGGGGAATCCGAGTCCCACGAGGTCGACGGCGTGGTCGTCGCCGCGATGCCGAACGTGCTGGAGGCACTCACCGGCTACCCCTGCGAGATCGACTTCCAGGGGACGGTCTGCTCGGTCTGGAGCCTCGAGGAGTCACTGACCGACACCTACTGGTTGAACGTCGCCGACGAGGCGCCCTTCGGCGTGTTCATCGAGCACACGAACTTCGTGCCGCCCGAGCGCTACGGCGGCGAACACCTCTACTACACCGCCAGCTACGTCCAGGATCTCGACGAGGACCTCTGGCAGATGGACGACGACGAGGTCGAGGACCACTGGCGCGAGGGCATCGCCGACCTGTTCCCCGGCTTCGACTCGACCACTCTCAACTGGGTCGAAACAGCGAGCAACCCCCGGACGGCACCGGTCTACGAGCGCGGCTA
Above is a genomic segment from Halorientalis sp. LT38 containing:
- a CDS encoding NAD(P)/FAD-dependent oxidoreductase, yielding MIGVVGGGVAGLAAAYRLQRAGHEVRVFEASDDVGGLAAVYETAGDPIEKFYHHLSKSEETIVELADELGLGERIEWRVGKNAYYVDGVVHPLDKPWEILAYPHLSLYDKFRLTMLTMEVDVRGGLPSFDTYDDLEAFEDVPVTDFLYEHTTRSVYENFWEPLLDAKFGSRKADVSAAWLLGRVKFRGERDLLRGEILGYPEGGFAPFLDALVEAVGRENVTTGARVTDLATADGAVESLTVETAGESESHEVDGVVVAAMPNVLEALTGYPCEIDFQGTVCSVWSLEESLTDTYWLNVADEAPFGVFIEHTNFVPPERYGGEHLYYTASYVQDLDEDLWQMDDDEVEDHWREGIADLFPGFDSTTLNWVETASNPRTAPVYERGYLDMVIPYDLSEPVAEGVTYAGMASRAQYPERSLNGAIEAGFAAADALARR